The proteins below come from a single Candidatus Hydrogenedentota bacterium genomic window:
- a CDS encoding DUF1559 domain-containing protein, whose amino-acid sequence MRKRGFTLIELLVVIAIIGILAAILLPALARAREAARRASCANNLKQMGLMFKMYSNEAKGEKFPTVKFAGDAGDPHNDGSCTDPTSDFMFQGNQVYPEYLTDAHVNYCPSNAGDGDPVASGRWTVGDIPDGVVSPCAIDTGGDYVYIGWAIIGVRDEGILGAAAGGDVNAGGFAALPAPANKDEAGDVLVTAVVSGLINADFGVALQAATTGPDSWSHSIEGGLDFVDNDMEWGSYSAPRLREGIERFFISDINNPAASAEAQSTIPVMFDEVENVVAQFNHVPGGGNVLYMDGHVSFIKYPGESPVCRMWAIVVGGA is encoded by the coding sequence ATGAGAAAGCGCGGATTCACGTTGATTGAACTTCTGGTAGTTATAGCCATTATCGGCATTCTTGCGGCCATACTGCTTCCGGCGTTGGCGCGGGCGCGTGAGGCGGCACGCCGCGCGAGTTGTGCTAATAACCTGAAGCAGATGGGCCTGATGTTCAAAATGTATTCGAACGAGGCCAAAGGTGAGAAGTTTCCGACAGTGAAGTTTGCCGGCGACGCGGGCGATCCGCACAATGACGGATCGTGCACGGATCCGACGTCGGACTTCATGTTCCAGGGCAACCAGGTCTATCCTGAATATCTGACCGATGCCCACGTGAACTATTGCCCGTCGAATGCGGGTGATGGTGACCCTGTTGCGTCCGGCCGGTGGACGGTCGGTGATATCCCGGATGGCGTAGTTTCGCCTTGCGCCATAGATACGGGTGGAGACTACGTGTATATCGGTTGGGCCATCATTGGCGTTCGAGATGAGGGTATCCTTGGAGCGGCTGCGGGCGGCGACGTTAATGCTGGCGGTTTCGCTGCACTTCCTGCGCCCGCAAACAAAGACGAGGCCGGGGACGTATTGGTCACGGCAGTCGTTAGCGGCTTAATCAACGCAGACTTTGGTGTTGCGCTGCAAGCGGCAACCACCGGACCGGACTCTTGGAGTCACAGCATCGAGGGCGGTCTTGATTTTGTTGACAACGATATGGAATGGGGAAGTTATTCGGCTCCACGCCTTCGCGAAGGTATTGAGCGGTTCTTCATTTCGGATATCAACAATCCGGCCGCATCTGCCGAAGCTCAGAGCACCATTCCGGTAATGTTCGACGAAGTGGAGAATGTGGTTGCTCAGTTTAACCATGTCCCAGGTGGTGGTAACGTGCTTTACATGGATGGCCACGTCTCATTCATCAAGTATCCGGGCGAGTCACCTGTATGCCGGATGTGGGCCATTGTCGTCGGTGGGGCATAG
- a CDS encoding DUF1559 domain-containing protein, whose protein sequence is MRKRGFTLIELLVVIAIIGILAAILLPALARAREAARRASCQNNLKQMGLVFKMYSNESKGEKYPTIHVLDETDNVAGDCTDGTVDFFPQGNQIYPEYLTDAQVLICPSDEDGLSSFVDGTFNQLDNPSLPLNPCRFGSRSYTYLSWLLRVEDFMNPGEDPNNAAITDATLMSYIDGDFVGALVALLGGAAGDVEAADVDLEWGSQTAMRLREGIERFLISDINNPAASAEAQSTIQVMFDGLELTPSDFNHIPGGANILYMDGHVSFIKYPGEGIASRAFASLVTLAGSL, encoded by the coding sequence GTGAGAAAGCGTGGATTTACATTGATTGAATTGCTTGTGGTAATTGCAATTATCGGAATACTTGCCGCGATTCTTTTGCCTGCACTTGCTCGGGCGCGCGAAGCGGCGCGTCGCGCGAGCTGCCAGAACAACCTTAAGCAAATGGGGTTGGTCTTCAAGATGTACTCCAACGAATCGAAGGGGGAGAAGTATCCGACCATTCACGTGTTGGACGAGACGGATAACGTGGCGGGAGATTGCACGGACGGCACCGTGGATTTCTTCCCGCAAGGCAACCAGATCTATCCTGAATACCTTACGGACGCTCAGGTGCTTATTTGTCCGTCGGACGAGGATGGTTTGTCGAGTTTTGTGGATGGGACCTTCAATCAACTCGACAATCCGTCTCTGCCGCTGAACCCGTGCCGGTTCGGTTCGCGGTCGTACACCTATTTGAGCTGGCTGCTCCGGGTGGAGGATTTCATGAATCCTGGTGAGGATCCGAACAACGCAGCAATCACCGACGCGACGTTGATGTCTTACATTGACGGGGACTTTGTAGGCGCGCTCGTGGCATTGCTTGGCGGTGCGGCGGGCGACGTGGAAGCGGCGGATGTCGATCTGGAATGGGGTAGCCAGACGGCCATGCGGTTGCGGGAAGGGATTGAGCGGTTCCTGATCAGCGACATCAACAATCCGGCGGCGAGCGCGGAAGCGCAGAGCACGATCCAGGTTATGTTTGATGGTCTGGAATTGACACCGTCGGACTTCAATCACATTCCCGGAGGTGCAAACATCCTCTACATGGATGGTCACGTGAGCTTCATCAAGTATCCGGGCGAAGGAATTGCGTCCAGAGCGTTCGCGTCTCTGGTGACGTTGGCCGGTTCGTTGTAG
- a CDS encoding DUF1559 domain-containing protein, with translation MRKRGFTLIELLVVIAIIGILAAILLPALARAREAARRASCQNNLKQWGLIGKMYANESKGEQYPHNQVQWWHAPAVVTDPSTEDSLWSFWEGLLIFPEYATDPFLMTCPSDGENVQDGTSADFLRTIDAGWDTFPGYLASGKGGEQFIRGTDYSYITTNYVFKPEWTTDSITVLLLLLATVVEPDSGGQSWVGNAGKDLEVTSPAFGDIQLMFMREGIERFLISDINNPAASSQAQSQIPVMWDSALAPGGQLDANEFNHIPGGSNVLYLDGHVSFVKYPGQAGTAEWPLCSDIVTAGG, from the coding sequence ATGCGAAAACGCGGATTCACACTGATAGAGTTGTTGGTCGTAATTGCAATCATCGGGATACTTGCTGCGATTCTCTTGCCTGCGCTTGCTCGGGCGCGCGAGGCGGCACGCAGGGCGAGCTGCCAAAACAACCTGAAGCAGTGGGGTCTAATTGGCAAGATGTACGCCAATGAGAGTAAGGGGGAACAATATCCGCACAACCAAGTGCAGTGGTGGCATGCACCGGCGGTAGTGACGGATCCTTCCACGGAGGACAGCTTGTGGAGCTTCTGGGAAGGTCTGCTCATCTTCCCTGAATACGCGACTGATCCGTTCCTGATGACCTGTCCGTCGGATGGCGAGAACGTCCAAGATGGGACTTCGGCAGACTTCCTCCGAACCATTGACGCAGGTTGGGACACCTTCCCTGGATATTTAGCCAGCGGAAAGGGTGGGGAGCAGTTCATTCGAGGTACGGACTACTCGTACATAACCACCAACTATGTGTTCAAACCGGAATGGACCACGGATTCGATTACCGTGCTGTTGCTTTTGTTGGCGACCGTGGTCGAGCCGGATTCCGGCGGTCAGAGTTGGGTTGGAAACGCGGGTAAGGACTTGGAAGTGACTTCACCCGCATTCGGAGATATTCAGCTTATGTTCATGCGGGAAGGAATTGAGCGATTCCTTATCTCGGACATCAACAATCCGGCGGCGAGCAGTCAGGCTCAGTCGCAGATACCGGTAATGTGGGACTCGGCATTGGCACCAGGTGGTCAGCTTGATGCGAACGAGTTCAACCACATTCCAGGTGGTTCGAATGTCTTGTACCTCGACGGGCACGTGAGTTTCGTTAAATACCCCGGTCAGGCGGGCACGGCGGAATGGCCGCTTTGTTCGGATATCGTGACGGCCGGCGGTTGA